From a region of the Comamonadaceae bacterium OTU4NAUVB1 genome:
- a CDS encoding ShlB/FhaC/HecB family hemolysin secretion/activation protein, translating into MRTGTLGALIGALAQAASAQIDANALDRQNQLIERQQQDLLRLDQERARRAPSTQPGADLRDVRPQVNVPDIGVACRDIRTVRIDGAEHLPADVARRIETDFAGRCLGVGELEAVLAQITKRYIDRGLITTRAYLPAQDLRTGTLQINVIEGRIEAYRVDGPRAASVWPRGVFPATPGELLDLRDLEQGIDQINRLASSRAVLDIQPGSRPGDSVVVVKNPSVLPVNLYASADNYGTRATGRDSASATVSFDSVLGLNEMLSLTRRATVPHDADHDATINAAQFSIPFGYSTLSLDHSQSRYANRLSLPSGATLLSTGKTTTRSAALDRVVYRDQASRVSLSGRLSTQETESYLGGQFLGIASRKLAYADVGVSGFTAMAGGLANARLGHVKGLSDFGALRDAADLPEEAPHAQFRKVVLDVGFNRRFDIAKQPLLWSSQFSAQHAYDTLYGSQQFLVGGVSTVRGALMSTLSGDDGYLLRNELSLPWQLPSEGATLGGRVYVAYDFGHVRNRAPGVPSGSLSGATLGTTVNWKRTSLDLFAARALHVPSPLVRESTRFGFRLSVSL; encoded by the coding sequence ATGCGGACGGGCACGCTGGGCGCCCTGATCGGCGCGCTGGCGCAGGCGGCGTCGGCGCAGATCGACGCCAACGCGCTCGACCGGCAGAACCAGCTGATCGAGCGCCAGCAGCAGGACCTGTTGCGCCTCGACCAGGAACGCGCGCGCCGTGCGCCGTCGACGCAACCCGGTGCCGACCTGCGCGACGTTCGCCCGCAGGTGAACGTGCCGGACATCGGCGTGGCGTGCCGCGACATCCGCACGGTGCGCATCGACGGCGCCGAGCACCTTCCGGCGGACGTGGCGCGACGCATCGAGACCGACTTCGCCGGCCGCTGCCTCGGCGTCGGCGAGCTCGAGGCCGTGCTCGCGCAGATCACCAAGCGTTACATCGACCGCGGCCTCATCACCACGCGCGCCTACCTCCCGGCGCAGGACCTGCGCACCGGCACCCTGCAGATCAACGTGATCGAAGGCCGCATCGAGGCCTACCGCGTCGACGGACCGCGCGCCGCGTCGGTCTGGCCGCGCGGGGTCTTTCCGGCCACGCCGGGCGAACTGCTCGACCTGCGTGACCTGGAACAGGGCATCGACCAGATCAATCGCCTCGCGTCCAGCCGCGCGGTGCTCGACATCCAGCCCGGCAGCCGGCCCGGCGACAGCGTGGTGGTGGTGAAGAACCCGTCGGTGCTGCCGGTCAACCTCTACGCCTCGGCCGACAACTACGGCACGCGGGCCACGGGGCGGGACAGCGCCTCCGCCACCGTCAGCTTCGACAGCGTGCTGGGACTCAACGAAATGCTCTCGCTGACGCGGCGCGCCACCGTGCCGCACGACGCCGACCACGACGCGACGATCAACGCGGCCCAGTTCTCGATCCCGTTCGGCTACAGCACCTTGTCGCTGGACCACAGCCAGAGCCGCTATGCCAACCGGCTGTCGCTGCCCAGCGGTGCCACCCTCCTGTCCACCGGCAAGACCACCACCCGCAGCGCGGCGCTCGACCGCGTCGTCTACCGCGACCAGGCCAGTCGCGTGTCGCTCTCCGGCCGCCTCTCGACCCAGGAGACCGAGAGCTACCTGGGTGGCCAGTTCCTGGGCATCGCGAGCCGCAAGCTCGCCTACGCGGACGTCGGCGTGTCGGGCTTCACCGCGATGGCCGGCGGCCTGGCGAACGCGCGACTCGGCCACGTCAAGGGCCTGTCGGACTTCGGCGCGCTGCGCGACGCGGCCGATCTGCCCGAGGAGGCGCCACACGCGCAGTTCCGCAAGGTCGTGCTGGACGTCGGCTTCAACCGCCGCTTCGACATTGCGAAGCAGCCGTTGCTGTGGTCGTCGCAGTTCAGCGCCCAGCATGCCTACGACACGCTCTACGGCTCGCAGCAGTTCCTCGTCGGTGGCGTGTCGACGGTGCGCGGCGCGCTCATGAGCACGCTGAGCGGCGACGACGGCTATTTGCTGCGCAACGAACTCTCGCTGCCGTGGCAACTCCCCAGCGAGGGCGCCACGCTGGGTGGACGCGTCTACGTCGCCTACGACTTCGGCCATGTGCGCAACCGCGCCCCGGGCGTGCCGTCGGGCTCGCTGTCGGGCGCGACGCTCGGCACGACGGTGAACTGGAAACGCACCAGCCTCGACCTCTTCGCCGCACGCGCGCTGCACGTGCCGTCGCCACTGGTTCGTGAATCGACCCGGTTCGGCTTCCGTCTTTCCGTCTCTCTCTGA
- a CDS encoding ATP-binding protein: MPVAGIDSFPRSEGAMGQRVRDFDWAATSLGPLAVWPGELRQAVETMLSSMFPQCLVWGPGLVTIYNDGFRLILGDKPEALGRSIADVWSEVWSSIQPIVARAFAGHATFIEDFPLVVNRHGFDEQAYFTFCYSPVRDVHGTVMGMLDTVVETTGKVDALKRLSALAASLEHEVSERTVDRDRMWQRSTDAMVVCARDVLIDSVNPAWTHILGWNEAQAIGRSFLDFVHPDDRPSTRELLASLPEAGPAFTFENRCRCEDGTHRTLVWTTVPDGKLLLVGRDVSAEREAADALRRSETALHQAQKMESVGQLTGGVAHDFNNLLHVISGNLQLLSKTLATDARAERYIVNALAGVQRGAKLASQLLAFARRQPLEPKVVNVARLIPGIEDMLHRTIGEGIEIEAVLSAGLWNCFVDTAQIENAILNLAINARDAMEGVGRLTIEVANAHLDDAYARLHADVTAGQFVMLAVTDTGSGMSAELMQKVFEPFFTTKTEGKGSGLGLSMVYGFVKQSGGHVKLYSEVGHGTTVRIYLPRVLAEEERADLAVPGLILGGAETILVAEDDDAVRGTVVELLTELGYNVLKARDAEGALTVIESGVHVDMLFTDVVMPGTLRTPELARKAREKQPHIAVLFTSGYTQNAIVHGGRLDAGVALISKPYTQEALALKMREVFDRQRLARTRSS, encoded by the coding sequence GTGCCCGTCGCGGGGATCGACTCGTTTCCCCGGTCTGAGGGGGCGATGGGCCAGCGGGTGCGCGATTTCGACTGGGCGGCGACGTCCCTCGGGCCGCTGGCGGTCTGGCCGGGCGAACTGCGCCAGGCGGTCGAGACGATGCTGTCGTCGATGTTTCCCCAGTGCCTGGTCTGGGGACCGGGCCTGGTGACGATCTACAACGACGGGTTCCGCCTGATCCTGGGCGACAAGCCCGAGGCGTTGGGCCGCTCCATTGCCGACGTCTGGTCCGAGGTCTGGTCATCGATCCAGCCCATCGTCGCGCGGGCTTTCGCGGGCCACGCCACGTTCATCGAGGACTTTCCGCTGGTGGTCAACCGGCATGGCTTCGACGAGCAGGCTTACTTCACCTTCTGCTACAGCCCGGTGCGCGACGTCCACGGGACGGTAATGGGCATGCTCGACACCGTGGTGGAGACCACCGGCAAGGTCGACGCGTTGAAGCGTCTGAGCGCTCTGGCCGCTTCGCTGGAGCACGAGGTTTCCGAGCGGACGGTCGATCGCGACCGGATGTGGCAGCGCTCGACCGATGCGATGGTCGTGTGCGCGCGGGACGTGCTCATCGACTCGGTCAATCCCGCCTGGACGCACATCCTGGGCTGGAACGAGGCACAGGCCATCGGTCGGTCGTTCCTGGATTTCGTCCACCCCGACGACCGCCCATCGACCCGCGAACTGCTGGCGAGCCTGCCCGAGGCGGGTCCCGCATTCACCTTCGAGAACCGCTGCCGTTGCGAGGACGGGACCCACCGCACGCTGGTGTGGACGACGGTGCCGGACGGCAAACTGCTGCTGGTCGGCCGCGACGTGAGTGCCGAGCGGGAGGCGGCCGACGCACTGAGGCGGTCCGAGACGGCCTTGCACCAAGCGCAGAAGATGGAGAGCGTCGGACAGCTCACGGGCGGTGTCGCGCACGACTTCAACAACCTGCTGCATGTCATCTCCGGCAACCTGCAGCTGCTCTCCAAGACGCTGGCGACGGACGCACGCGCCGAGCGCTACATCGTCAACGCGTTGGCGGGCGTCCAGCGTGGCGCCAAGCTCGCCAGTCAGTTGCTGGCGTTCGCGCGCCGGCAACCGCTCGAACCCAAGGTCGTCAACGTGGCCCGGCTGATTCCCGGCATCGAGGACATGCTCCACCGCACCATCGGCGAAGGCATCGAGATCGAGGCCGTGCTGTCGGCGGGCCTGTGGAATTGCTTCGTCGACACGGCCCAGATCGAAAACGCGATCCTGAATCTCGCGATCAACGCGCGTGACGCCATGGAAGGCGTGGGCCGGCTGACCATCGAGGTCGCGAACGCCCATCTGGACGACGCCTATGCCCGCCTGCACGCGGACGTCACGGCGGGCCAGTTCGTGATGCTGGCGGTGACTGACACCGGCAGCGGCATGTCGGCCGAGCTGATGCAGAAGGTGTTCGAGCCCTTCTTCACCACCAAGACCGAAGGCAAGGGCAGCGGCCTGGGTCTGTCCATGGTCTATGGCTTCGTCAAGCAGTCCGGGGGTCACGTGAAGCTCTACAGCGAAGTGGGCCACGGCACCACGGTCAGGATCTACCTGCCACGGGTCCTGGCCGAGGAAGAACGCGCCGATCTCGCCGTGCCCGGCCTGATCCTGGGCGGCGCGGAGACCATCCTGGTGGCCGAGGACGACGATGCCGTCCGCGGCACGGTGGTGGAGCTGTTGACCGAGCTGGGCTACAACGTGCTGAAGGCCCGGGATGCGGAGGGCGCTCTGACCGTGATCGAGAGCGGCGTGCATGTCGACATGCTGTTCACCGACGTGGTGATGCCGGGCACCCTGCGCACCCCCGAACTGGCCCGGAAGGCACGCGAGAAACAGCCGCACATCGCGGTCCTGTTCACCTCCGGCTACACCCAGAACGCGATCGTCCACGGGGGGCGCCTGGACGCGGGCGTGGCGTTGATCAGCAAGCCCTACACCCAGGAAGCGCTGGCACTCAAGATGCGCGAAGTGTTCGACAGACAGCGTCTGGCGAGAACGCGCTCGTCCTGA
- a CDS encoding SulP family inorganic anion transporter: MSLSSLRRDWLSNVRGDLLAGIVVALALIPEAIAFSLIAGVDPQVGLYASFGIAVVIAFAGGRPGMISAATGAMALVMVTLVKEHGLQYLLAATVLTGMLQIAAGLLGLGRLMRFVSRSVVTGFVNALAILIFLAQLPELTNVGWPVYAMTAAGLAIIYGLPRLTRAVPSPLVCIVVLTGVAMVLGLDVRTVGDMGRLPASLPAFLLPDVPLGLDTLRIVLPYAVTLAVVGLLESMMTASIVDDLTDTDSDKTRECVGQGVANMAAGFIGGMAGCAMIGQSVVNVKSGGRGRLSTLTAGVVLLILIVFLGPWVERIPMAALVAVMLMVSIGTFRWDSIAALRTHPPSSSVVMVATVLVTVLTHDLAQGVLVGVLLSGIFFAHKVGRVLRIEHGTRDEGRTATYDVVGQVFFASSHRFAAAFDFKAGVERVRIDLSRAHFWDLTAIDALDKVVTTFRREGCAVDVSGLSGMSETGSTLVERFAVHDEPHAIHRPLH; the protein is encoded by the coding sequence ATGTCCCTCTCTTCCCTCCGTCGCGACTGGCTGTCCAACGTGCGCGGCGACCTGCTCGCCGGCATCGTGGTGGCCCTGGCCCTGATCCCCGAAGCCATCGCCTTCTCCCTCATCGCCGGCGTGGACCCCCAGGTCGGTCTCTATGCCTCCTTCGGCATCGCGGTCGTCATCGCCTTCGCGGGGGGTCGACCGGGCATGATCTCCGCGGCGACCGGCGCCATGGCCCTGGTGATGGTCACGCTGGTGAAGGAGCACGGGCTGCAGTACCTGCTCGCGGCCACCGTGCTGACGGGCATGCTGCAGATCGCGGCCGGCCTGCTCGGACTCGGCCGGCTCATGCGCTTCGTCTCGCGCTCGGTCGTCACGGGCTTCGTCAATGCGCTGGCGATCCTGATCTTCCTGGCCCAGCTTCCTGAACTGACGAACGTCGGCTGGCCGGTCTACGCCATGACGGCGGCCGGTCTGGCCATCATCTATGGACTGCCCCGGCTCACCAGGGCGGTGCCTTCGCCGCTGGTCTGCATCGTGGTGCTGACGGGAGTGGCCATGGTGCTCGGGCTGGACGTCCGCACCGTGGGGGACATGGGCCGGCTGCCCGCCAGCCTGCCCGCGTTCCTGTTGCCCGACGTGCCGCTGGGTCTGGACACGCTGCGCATCGTCCTTCCCTACGCGGTCACCCTGGCCGTGGTCGGCCTGCTGGAATCGATGATGACGGCGTCCATCGTCGACGACCTCACCGACACCGACAGCGACAAGACCCGCGAGTGCGTGGGCCAGGGCGTGGCCAACATGGCGGCCGGCTTCATCGGCGGCATGGCTGGCTGCGCCATGATCGGCCAATCCGTCGTCAACGTGAAATCCGGCGGGCGAGGGCGCCTGTCCACGCTGACGGCGGGCGTGGTCCTGCTCATCCTGATCGTCTTCCTGGGGCCCTGGGTCGAGCGCATTCCCATGGCCGCCCTGGTCGCGGTCATGCTGATGGTGAGCATCGGCACCTTCCGCTGGGATTCCATCGCGGCACTGCGCACCCATCCGCCGAGCTCGTCGGTCGTCATGGTTGCCACCGTGCTGGTCACGGTCCTCACGCACGACCTAGCCCAGGGCGTCCTCGTGGGCGTGCTGCTCTCGGGCATCTTCTTTGCCCACAAGGTGGGGCGCGTGCTGCGCATCGAGCATGGCACGCGCGACGAGGGCCGCACCGCGACCTACGACGTGGTCGGCCAGGTCTTCTTCGCCTCGTCGCACCGCTTCGCCGCCGCCTTCGATTTCAAGGCAGGGGTCGAACGGGTTCGCATCGATCTGAGCCGCGCCCATTTCTGGGACCTCACGGCCATCGACGCGCTCGACAAGGTGGTGACGACGTTCAGACGCGAGGGATGCGCCGTCGACGTGAGCGGCCTGAGCGGCATGAGCGAAACGGGTTCGACCCTGGTCGAACGCTTTGCCGTCCACGACGAGCCGCATGCGATCCATCGACCCCTGCATTGA
- a CDS encoding haloacid dehalogenase type II, with the protein MPQPQPQPQTQPGGRPQVLFFDVNETLLDLAPLKTRIGDILVDPGQAELWFAMTLQHALAMTVAGQYAPFSDIGAGVLRMLARNSDLTVSEADARDVLSGMTRLPPHPDVAPALQRMKAGGLRLACLTNSSQAGLAAQMQHSGLAPFFERQLSVESVGRFKPHADVYRWAAREMAREPGDCMLVAAHGWDVAGAKWAGLRTAFVAREGQQKFPLAPAPDVDVPDLGALAEALDASSEARPVR; encoded by the coding sequence ATGCCGCAACCGCAACCGCAACCCCAAACGCAGCCCGGCGGCAGACCGCAAGTTCTGTTCTTCGACGTCAACGAGACGCTGCTCGACCTCGCGCCGCTGAAGACCCGCATCGGCGACATCCTCGTCGACCCCGGCCAGGCCGAGCTCTGGTTCGCCATGACGCTGCAGCACGCGCTCGCGATGACGGTCGCCGGCCAGTACGCACCGTTTTCCGACATCGGGGCCGGCGTGCTGCGGATGCTCGCGCGCAACAGCGATCTGACCGTGAGCGAGGCGGACGCCAGGGACGTCCTGTCGGGCATGACCCGGCTCCCGCCCCATCCCGATGTGGCTCCCGCCCTGCAGCGGATGAAGGCGGGCGGCCTGCGGCTGGCGTGCCTGACCAACTCGTCGCAGGCGGGGCTCGCGGCGCAGATGCAGCATTCGGGACTCGCGCCTTTCTTCGAGCGACAACTCAGCGTGGAGTCCGTGGGCCGGTTCAAGCCGCATGCCGACGTGTATCGCTGGGCGGCCCGGGAGATGGCGCGCGAGCCCGGCGACTGCATGCTGGTCGCCGCCCACGGATGGGACGTGGCGGGCGCGAAATGGGCCGGACTGCGGACGGCTTTCGTCGCCCGCGAGGGGCAACAGAAGTTTCCGCTGGCACCCGCGCCGGACGTCGACGTGCCCGACCTGGGCGCGCTGGCCGAGGCGCTCGACGCGTCGTCCGAGGCCCGGCCGGTCCGTTGA
- a CDS encoding ABC transporter ATP-binding protein/permease produces the protein MTASTTASAAPRPPAIGLGGAARDLYQALWRHALGVRTQLVGAAGLLSAAQLMRLTMPWLAAQAINALQQGDIAQAGRWIAGLIGIYLLSWLLHGPGRVLERNVAVRVRERLADLLYARIAAAPLAWRDGRHSGELQHRVTQASRALSEFAQSQFGYLQSAFGFVGPIVALALLSRTSGAIAVSGYVIIAVILLRFDRALMRLARAENDAERRYAAALLDFVGNAGTVIGLRLQAASRRLLGRRMDAVIAPLRRAVLVGEGKWFAVDLLGMGLTWTLVVVYVLQTRQPGAAGATVMLGTVFMIYQYAQQAASVVGAMASNFQGFARMHTDYGSAEPIWAAPGDPDAAVPAVAPDAPWRTLSLHGASWRYGDDARGGLREVELVLRRGARVALIGPSGGGKSTLLRTLAGLYRPQQGELRRDGATIDWAELRTLATLIPQEAEVFEASVRENLTFGEPADEAALRRAVHAGVFDEVLERLPEGLASALNERGGNLSGGQRQRLALARGALAAGGSSLLLLDEPTSALDPQAEARVFDRMDAAFRSACIVASVHRPSLLQRFDTIVVMEAGRVVDAGPRDEVLARRAG, from the coding sequence ATGACGGCATCGACAACGGCTTCCGCGGCGCCGCGCCCGCCCGCGATCGGACTGGGCGGGGCGGCGCGCGATCTCTACCAGGCGCTCTGGCGCCACGCGCTGGGGGTGCGCACGCAACTGGTCGGCGCGGCCGGGCTGCTGTCGGCGGCGCAGCTGATGCGGCTGACGATGCCCTGGCTGGCCGCCCAGGCCATCAACGCGCTGCAGCAGGGCGACATCGCCCAGGCGGGGCGCTGGATCGCCGGCCTGATCGGCATCTACCTGCTGTCCTGGCTGCTGCACGGCCCGGGCCGGGTGCTGGAGCGCAACGTGGCGGTGCGGGTGCGCGAACGGCTGGCCGACCTGCTCTACGCGCGCATCGCCGCGGCGCCGCTGGCCTGGCGCGACGGGCGCCACTCCGGCGAGCTGCAGCACCGCGTGACGCAGGCCAGCCGGGCGTTGTCGGAGTTCGCGCAGAGCCAGTTCGGCTACCTGCAGAGCGCCTTCGGCTTCGTCGGTCCGATCGTCGCGCTGGCGCTGCTCTCGCGCACCAGCGGCGCCATCGCGGTGTCGGGCTACGTGATCATCGCCGTCATCCTCCTGCGCTTCGACCGCGCCCTGATGCGGCTCGCCCGCGCCGAGAACGATGCCGAGCGCCGTTACGCCGCCGCGCTGCTGGACTTCGTCGGCAATGCCGGCACGGTGATCGGGCTGCGGCTGCAGGCCGCCTCGCGGCGGCTGCTGGGCCGGCGCATGGACGCGGTCATCGCGCCGCTGCGCCGCGCGGTGCTGGTCGGCGAGGGCAAGTGGTTCGCCGTCGACCTGCTGGGCATGGGCCTGACCTGGACGCTGGTGGTGGTCTACGTGCTGCAGACCCGTCAGCCGGGGGCGGCCGGCGCGACGGTCATGCTGGGCACCGTGTTCATGATCTACCAGTACGCCCAGCAGGCCGCGTCGGTGGTCGGCGCGATGGCGTCGAACTTCCAGGGCTTCGCGCGGATGCACACCGACTACGGCAGCGCCGAGCCGATCTGGGCCGCGCCGGGCGACCCGGACGCCGCCGTGCCCGCCGTGGCGCCCGATGCGCCGTGGCGGACGCTGTCGCTGCACGGCGCCAGCTGGCGCTATGGCGACGACGCGCGCGGCGGCCTGCGGGAGGTCGAGCTGGTCCTGCGGCGCGGCGCGCGCGTGGCGCTCATCGGTCCCAGCGGCGGCGGCAAGAGCACGCTGCTGCGCACCCTCGCCGGTCTGTACCGCCCGCAGCAGGGCGAACTGCGGCGCGACGGCGCCACGATCGACTGGGCCGAACTGCGCACCCTCGCCACCCTCATCCCGCAGGAGGCCGAAGTCTTCGAGGCCAGCGTGCGGGAGAACCTCACCTTCGGCGAGCCGGCCGACGAAGCGGCGCTGCGCCGCGCCGTGCACGCGGGCGTCTTCGACGAAGTGCTCGAGCGCCTGCCCGAGGGCCTGGCCAGTGCGCTCAACGAGCGCGGCGGCAACCTGTCGGGCGGCCAGCGGCAGCGGCTCGCGCTGGCGCGCGGCGCTCTGGCGGCCGGGGGCAGCTCGCTGCTGCTGCTCGACGAGCCGACCAGCGCGCTCGACCCGCAGGCGGAGGCGCGCGTCTTCGACCGCATGGACGCCGCTTTCCGATCGGCCTGCATCGTCGCGTCCGTGCACCGGCCGAGCCTGCTCCAGCGCTTCGACACCATCGTCGTGATGGAAGCCGGTCGCGTGGTCGACGCCGGACCGCGCGACGAGGTGCTGGCGCGGCGCGCGGGTTGA
- a CDS encoding isopenicillin N synthase family oxygenase gives MPSIDSTLDPQVAVPRRASAVEMPILDLGDWLAGGSINPLVAQFEAACTNTGFLYVRNHGVPRAAVDAVFDATRRYFSLSMDERLKDRIDERFRRGFMPYGVTQHPGHKPDLKESYELGVDLPVTDPDVQAGLPLHGPNRWPADKPWLKEAAEAYFDHTVTLGKHLLRIFATALAQPEDFFLQWCRKPMVQSRLFHYPPQSSPTALELGAAAHTDYGMLTILAQDPIGGLELRTRSGEWVGAPYIEDTLVINLGDMVKVWTNDRYVSNPHRVANRTGKERFSIPTFFNLDYATPVACLPQFQSADNPPRHAPVKSGDYLVKRFSEVQKYKTPAELQAA, from the coding sequence ATGCCCTCGATCGATTCCACACTCGACCCGCAAGTCGCCGTTCCCCGCCGTGCCTCCGCCGTCGAGATGCCCATCCTCGATCTGGGCGACTGGCTCGCCGGCGGGTCGATCAACCCGCTGGTCGCGCAGTTCGAGGCGGCCTGCACGAACACCGGGTTTCTCTATGTCCGCAACCATGGCGTTCCGCGCGCGGCGGTGGATGCCGTGTTCGATGCGACGCGCCGCTACTTCAGCCTGTCGATGGACGAGCGCCTGAAGGACAGGATCGACGAGCGATTTCGACGCGGCTTCATGCCCTACGGCGTGACGCAGCATCCCGGTCACAAGCCCGACCTGAAAGAAAGCTACGAACTGGGTGTCGACCTGCCCGTGACGGACCCCGACGTGCAGGCCGGCCTGCCGCTGCACGGCCCCAACCGCTGGCCCGCGGACAAGCCCTGGCTGAAGGAAGCCGCCGAAGCCTATTTCGATCACACGGTGACCCTGGGCAAGCACCTGCTGCGCATCTTCGCGACCGCCCTGGCGCAGCCGGAGGACTTCTTCCTGCAGTGGTGCCGCAAGCCGATGGTGCAGTCGCGGCTCTTCCACTATCCGCCCCAGTCGAGCCCCACCGCGCTCGAACTCGGTGCGGCGGCCCATACCGACTACGGCATGCTGACGATCCTCGCGCAGGACCCGATCGGCGGGCTCGAACTGCGCACGCGCAGCGGCGAATGGGTCGGCGCCCCCTACATCGAGGACACGCTGGTCATCAACCTGGGCGACATGGTCAAGGTGTGGACCAACGACCGCTATGTCTCCAACCCGCACCGCGTGGCCAACCGGACTGGCAAGGAGCGGTTCTCGATCCCGACGTTCTTCAACCTCGACTACGCCACGCCGGTCGCCTGCCTGCCGCAGTTCCAGTCGGCCGACAACCCACCCCGCCACGCGCCGGTGAAATCAGGCGACTATCTGGTCAAGCGTTTCTCCGAGGTGCAGAAGTACAAGACCCCGGCCGAGCTGCAGGCAGCCTGA
- a CDS encoding ABC transporter permease, which produces MNSRALPLASSLDAPNARLDEAMSPAPPPGTTIRAAPEPTGLTPMRRRCLMLGFFVLVVAVWHFAVVLLTVSPLIFPGPSAVARALVELVQSGEIVGHVGVTLYEILAGFAAGAVFGLVLGALIGQSALLEAVLYPYVVAFQTVPKVAVAPLFVLWFGFDTTSKVVITATIVFFPVLANTIVGLRSAPRDQIELMKAFTASPWHVFTMVRLPQALPYVFAGLDIGIVLAVIGAIVGEFVGAQAGLGYLILQRNFSMDAAGMFAILVVLSLIGLVLHGLMKFIARRVIFWTDAFTDLSRGA; this is translated from the coding sequence ATGAACAGCCGCGCCCTGCCCCTGGCGTCGTCCCTCGACGCCCCGAACGCCCGCCTCGACGAAGCGATGTCACCGGCGCCGCCACCGGGAACCACGATCCGCGCGGCACCGGAACCGACCGGCCTCACACCGATGCGCCGGCGCTGCCTGATGCTCGGGTTCTTCGTGCTCGTCGTGGCCGTCTGGCATTTCGCCGTCGTGCTGCTGACGGTCTCGCCGCTCATCTTTCCCGGTCCGTCCGCGGTGGCACGCGCGCTGGTCGAACTCGTGCAGTCGGGCGAGATCGTCGGGCACGTGGGCGTGACGCTCTACGAGATTCTGGCGGGCTTCGCCGCCGGGGCCGTCTTCGGGCTGGTGCTGGGTGCGCTGATCGGCCAGAGCGCCTTGCTCGAAGCGGTGCTCTATCCGTACGTGGTGGCTTTCCAGACCGTTCCCAAGGTGGCCGTCGCGCCCCTCTTCGTGCTCTGGTTCGGCTTCGACACGACGTCCAAGGTGGTGATCACCGCCACCATCGTCTTCTTCCCGGTGTTGGCCAACACCATCGTCGGGTTGCGTTCGGCGCCACGCGACCAGATCGAGCTGATGAAGGCCTTCACCGCGTCGCCGTGGCATGTGTTCACGATGGTGCGGCTGCCCCAGGCCCTGCCGTACGTCTTCGCCGGACTCGACATCGGCATCGTGCTGGCGGTGATCGGCGCCATCGTCGGCGAATTCGTCGGCGCGCAAGCCGGTCTCGGCTACCTCATCCTTCAGCGCAACTTCTCCATGGACGCCGCCGGGATGTTCGCCATCCTGGTCGTGCTCTCGCTCATCGGGCTGGTGCTGCACGGCCTCATGAAGTTCATCGCGCGCCGCGTCATCTTCTGGACGGACGCCTTCACCGACCTGTCGCGAGGCGCCTGA
- a CDS encoding ABC transporter ATP-binding protein, producing the protein MNMPLTSRQAEAPAFGFAGLQKEFRSKDGATVVALHDVGFEVRRGEFVTVVGPSGCGKSTLLRILAGLEGASGGVAALDGRAVRGPSRDVGVVFQAPVLLPWRTVLQNVLVPAQIQGRDLALATERAMHYLALVGLEKFATKYPGELSGGMQQRVGIARAFVNDPMVLLMDEPFGALDAMTRETMNLELHKLKARTGATIMLVTHSIPEAVFLGDRVVVMSPRPGRVTQIVDVDLPHPRSLDMINTDRFGTYVSGIRANLNAAGGLD; encoded by the coding sequence ATGAACATGCCATTGACCTCCCGGCAGGCGGAGGCGCCAGCCTTCGGCTTCGCCGGACTGCAGAAAGAGTTCCGATCCAAGGACGGCGCCACCGTGGTCGCCTTGCACGACGTCGGCTTCGAGGTGCGCAGGGGCGAGTTCGTGACCGTGGTCGGCCCCAGCGGCTGCGGCAAGAGCACCCTGCTGCGCATCCTCGCGGGGCTGGAGGGCGCGAGCGGCGGCGTGGCGGCCCTGGACGGGAGGGCCGTGAGAGGGCCGAGCCGCGATGTCGGCGTGGTGTTCCAGGCACCGGTGCTTCTGCCCTGGCGCACGGTGCTGCAGAACGTCCTGGTGCCGGCGCAGATCCAGGGCCGCGACCTCGCGCTGGCCACCGAGCGCGCCATGCATTACCTCGCGCTGGTCGGCCTCGAGAAGTTCGCCACCAAGTACCCGGGCGAACTGTCGGGCGGCATGCAGCAGCGCGTGGGCATCGCACGCGCCTTCGTCAACGACCCGATGGTGCTGTTGATGGACGAACCGTTCGGGGCCCTGGACGCCATGACGCGCGAGACCATGAACCTCGAACTGCACAAGCTCAAGGCGCGCACCGGCGCCACCATCATGCTGGTGACGCACAGCATTCCCGAGGCGGTCTTCCTGGGCGACCGCGTGGTCGTGATGTCGCCCCGTCCGGGTCGGGTGACGCAAATCGTCGACGTCGACCTGCCGCATCCACGCTCGCTCGACATGATCAACACGGACCGCTTCGGCACCTATGTGTCGGGCATCCGCGCCAACCTGAATGCCGCCGGAGGACTCGATTGA